The sequence below is a genomic window from Mercenaria mercenaria strain notata chromosome 14, MADL_Memer_1, whole genome shotgun sequence.
ctACGGCCCCTTATTGAcgcctgaaagagccaaaatttgttaattgtaaccttgtgaacacgataaaagtgacattttacatttgactttaaccacaataacacacaacttaagtcacaataagatctcggttcctttagaaaaccggctagatcccatcaaGGGTACTAGAGTTTctgtccctgaaagggccaaattttctattttggccctttcagttatatagaggtttcatttatgctttgatttgaaacaatCTTGCACAGTACCTTTGTCTTCATGATCTCTACTTTTCTccaggccaagttcgaaactggattatgttGGATataaatctaggtcaccaggccaaatcaaaggaaaaacttctcAACACTCTAAATGCCACAATTATCACCCTATCTTTACATTTATGATccgattttcatgaaacttggtcaaaacatTCATATTGATGATTCCAATGTCAAGGTTAACAGGTGGGCGATAAAGGatcttcatgaccctcttgtttattaaactgcatacaatattttataatttattcattgtCAAAGAAAATGTCTGACGTAAATGGAAATGCTTTTAATATTACGGGTATGGGACACCttaagttttaaccaaatttttaaaCAGATCTGAAATTTTCAACATAGGCACATATGTCGTCATAAAATtgccataaattctgtgaaagaagctggacgtattttcaaaatatttctcagGTCCTCAAACATTCATTACTCAAACATTTCTATGTGAgctaaatattgtaaaaatgcacattttctcaaaaacctgTGATTTTAGCAATATGCagtgaaataattattttgaatgtttcaaaaaaGCTAAATTCAACATAGACGATAAACAGTCTGGTAGCAAACAATGTACATTTTTTCAAGTATAATCAAATTGTGAATTTTCCAAATTGTGTAGGCCTTGTACATGTGTTGTAAGGCTTGAGTGAAATGTGTCCTTTTCTATTACCACACTGGAACAAACTGAATTTAGAATGGACAATTGTTTCCAAACATACACAGCCATGCTATGAACTGTTGTTTTTTGAAAAAGATAGACCGTGTAGTTTTCACATTTAACCGGAACTTTTTTCCAAACAAgggaaaaaatgtaaattatcttTCTGTTGAGAATAAGTAGGGTTGTCTTCCCTGCTCTAACTCCCTCTGAAAAACAGCGCTGACTACGTCCGTTCTACGCTCGAAATCACCACGAGTTTGACCTCTGAACTAGTGTTTATTTCCACGTTGTAGTGGTCAGCCCGAAGCTGTTGGTGAAGCCGCCGACCTAAGAGTGGTTTAATCCCGATGTAATTTTCTGCAGAGTCCGAAATATGTGAGATGTTGAAGATAACTGAATTAGCAGCATACTATTGCTGTAAATAGATCTACTTACTCTGAGCGTGAAAAATCACGAAGACCTGTTCCAAAGTCGTTCTTGTATTTTGCCGACCAGATTCAAAGATTGGCATAAGTTTGCTGATTTCTCGCTGTACCGACTCCACTCTGCCAGACCGTTCATAACGGTTCGGACATCATTGAAACCGTTTGTTCTGAACCAAACAGAAATATGCAACCATAAGTTAATTTTAACGCGCTAGAATTGTTCGTTATAATGTTATGTCACCCTGTTTTACATCAGATATTGCAAACTATAATCTCGTTATGGACTTACTTCTTGTTTTATGTAACTGAGAAAATGTTCAGCTACCCATTTTATGTCAAAAGTCACCCACACTCTGAGTTTTTAACGATGTCCGATGCATAATCACTcaacaataattttaataaagttaACAGAATCGGAGTTTGTCTCACTAAGGTTATTCCTCATTCCcccatttaaataataaatggtaatatcaggtcacaaaattaaaaaaaggtcgAAAATAGGTAAAAATGTGGCAGTACAATTCTATTGAAAGCTACCTTTCATTTCATTGGAAATAAGTCCTACATTAGATTGAACAGTCGTGCTTACGTTTTCTTTAAGGCATAATATATAACGGAACGTTTTCGATGTGTCAGTCATAAACATTGAGGAAGCTGTTCACGTGAGACTGAGTGAGGCTTCTATTTTAAATCTGAAAGACGTAAAATACTCTAGTTTAAGGTGTTCGcattaacaaaattataataagcTGTTTCTAATCAGTGCATTTTGTAATGTGCCATCATAACTTACTCAAAACAAATTCtggagaaaaaaacatttgaagGATACGAATGGAATTGCATCtactttgtctttttattttacgCTTAAATTCAGCAGTACGCCCTATCGAATACGTTAAACCATGTCCAACCAGCGCACATTTCGtaacagcaaaaacaaaacataaatcacCACAAACAAGATACTTTATTAACAATGTCGACATAAACTTGACTTTGACTTATAAACAGATGCAATACAATAGCTGTTTAATTAATGTTATGAATAACTAAATGTTTGGAAAAGCACTGATTTCAATACTGCACATGATGACCATTTAATATTTCTTTGTctatttctataattattttttgtgtttaaCTTCGTGCagacattataataatattattgtttttgttgtttttttttttttttggggggggggggttggggggtttttttttttttttttttgttttgtttttttctttttgattgatTGCAACGCTTTCCCCTACTTTTCTCTcattaaagtttttgtttttggtgcGAGGATTACAGTTTAACCtcttgtatactgtaaaatcatttaatttcgtgggcatgaattttcgtggttttggtcaaaatgacattttcttggggatatgaattcgtggaattcaacttttgaacataaaatgaatgggaatttcgCTATTTCGTtgagattaaatttcgtggattgactcaaccacgaaatccacgaaaattagtcccccacgaatataagtgatttcacagtataatttTGTCTTCTGAAATTGCCTTTGttctacatactgtttatgccactaaggattaatttcttcataatacgttattattatttaatatgtATTTCACTTCACTGTCTATGTTACATACTAAGGATGAACTtctacattattatgttagaggaccacATATTAGACTTGcgatagccaaatatgttatcctcttcaaataaagtaattattattatatgatgactattattattattattattattatcatcatcatcatcatcatcatcatcattattacttGAGAGAATATACATATAAACTGTCTAATTTGGTTCGTTCGTAGCAAAGAGAACCATTTAAGGTTTAAAGGAAAATATGAGATAGTTAATGCAATACAAACAACTCCATTTAAAGTGCTTACAATTAAGCTGCTACATTTCTTTTTACggacataaaatataataatttcttgTTAAACCCTATTTTCGACAAatgttttctcaaatatttgtaaaatgtttgactaTTGATTAGTATAGTAGAAAATATTGTTGAATATCCACTGTTTTTATTACCCTTTTTATGGCTCTGACAGTATAAGACCATACACAGTATTGAATATTGAGCAGTGATTTTCTGACCATGTATTTGTGTATAACATATAATTCGACAGCTTCGTTATCTGTTTCAACATAAGTCCAAAGATTTgtgcaactttaaaaaaaactctttagAAGGCTACGAAATGATAAATGAACGTCTACATGTAACAGCAatcatacaaaaatatcaaaccaatcatttgttttgcttttattgaCCCTATATGTTATGTATGAGTCTTgcctttttgacataaaaatctTATTAATATATGGAATGTCTTTGTAAGGAAGTAAAATAAGGTTCATTCTGATACAAAACATACTACTAATTGAAACTTTTATTTGTAAAGATAAGAGTCTGTCACTTGTTCAAACATGGATATGTTCCGTAAGTTCTTTAGTCTTTACTCATGTATGAAGAATACGGACATTATAATCGTACATTTCACAAGTGCACGATATTCACGTATTTTCTAAACTTTTGCATTTAACGTTTCAAATTCGTGACACTCTGGGTGCGAACTTAGGGTAATATCAACAGAAATTGACTCCATAAACCTTGTTTCTCGTGTTCCCCTAGGTACAAAATGTAACTCCTGTCCATCTTTGGAACTTGGGCAATCCGCTTTTCGAATTGTCGTTCTGTTAGAGGCGGAAGACAATCTAGATATCGAAAGCCTTCTTGGACCTCCGACAATTTTCTGGAAAGGCTTGAAAAATGTACTGTATAGACATCTGCGAAATCTCttattcaaaaatgtatatacgtagaTATTAGCGTGGAACGAAAGTAAGAGTGATACTTCGTACGACATATGAATTGCTCTGTTTGTTCCCAAATGAATGTCTTTACCATTGTTCACAGATTTTGCTACGAGGTTATACAGCAAGAAAATGCCATAAGGAATTTCCGGTATTAGGAACACAATAACAACAGCTGTTACAGTTATAGAAATGCGGCGATTTTCTTCAACACGTTTTGCCAGTTGTGAGGGATTTGACACCATTCTAAATAGACTTCGCTCACCTAGATGTAACTTTCGGATAAGTAGCACTGTGAAAATTAGGAGGGTGGCGCAAGGTATGAGATGACGCACGAAAAAAGAGAACCACAGGTAAATACATCCACCTCCGCATTCATCAGCAGTCAACTCCCATTGACAAGAACCGTCGACTGCTTTCTCGCTTCCTAGATGGTACGAATGAAAAACTGGAGACAATACGAAAATTGCACCGCACCATAAAATTGTATTCCTTCCGTTGAATAAGTATTTGCACCTAAACGGAAAAGCGGCAGCCACGTATCTCTGAATGCAAAGGAATAGTGTTAGGAATACTGATACCGTATGGAAATATTTGGACAAGAAATACTTCGAGATCATAAATCCACGACATAGACTCTTTGTAAGAATGTATCCATCAATGGGTTCCTTTGTTCCTGCGAAATCATATTGATATGCGTCCGAAGCGTTGCTCCCGAAGCCACCTTGATAGTCATAAGAGTAAGCAAAACTTTCGTAATCTGTTTGGTTCAAATCAGCTGACAGGTTGGCATTTTCATGAACATAATCACTATAGTCTGGAAATGGGTCATATCTCTGATATACCATGATGTAACTCGGCAAAGTAACAAGTCCAGTTAATGAATCAGAAATTGCAATTGCAGCGAGAATCATGTTTGTTGCATTGCGCATCTTCCTCCGCAGCAATACTGATATAACAATAACGTTCACAAGGAAAACGAAAATGACCAGTATTTCCCAAATATATAAGTAAACTGATCTTTCAAATGAGTACCCAGGATACATGTATTCGTCGCCGTAATGATAGCTGTAATTTTCGTAGATGTAAGAATAGTCATTTTCCCTACCATCGTGAGAGATAGTTGTTGACTCCGACATTGTTTGTCCTGAAGGGGTTGTATTGTAACCTATTACAAGAGTGGTTGTAGGGCTCTCATAGATATATGATGAAATATTCACTAGTAATGATGTGGCTATTAATGTATTTGTTGTCAATGGTGAGTTAGTATTTACGCTTCCGTTTGCGTTTTCCATCTTCAAAGGCACATGAATTTGCAATAGAGTTCTGAATGTGTACGaagtataaatgtaaatattagaaaCGTTTTAAACGTTTATACACGTGTTTTGTTCCTGTTGTTGCTGTGTACATGGGCACGTGGTCTCATCTGAAATCCTGCTAAGTCTTCATATGGTAAGACGGCtttataaatactgaaaatataaagaaattgtatATCATTACACAAACAAAACCATTACTGATGATACATTCGTTTAATAATGAAGGCACCATAATTATATTGGCaatacatattacatatattgcaAAAGTATGTAGTTATTTGGTAACAGTGATATAAGTAAGgacatatattcatatatttgtttaatatgcatttaaatttggattattttgcaaataataaCGATTTAAAGTATTTGTGAATTAAACGTATTTCTTACTACAACAAAGGATCTTAAGGACTTTCTGGTTTACCATCCTAACGTCCGAATTAGGAAAATGAAATAGGTCACCcttcaataatatttttttctaaagaatctTTTACTTCATTGCCCCATTTCGACAATAGGcattcattttttcattaaattaaatatgtatctTTTTGAAACACATTTTCCTTATATAGGAAGGCAGTGATTTACAGTGAAAATGTTCAGGTagttttagtcagattgaataCTAACTTAGGTGGCCAAAgtcattattttaaacaatacGACAAATGATTATGAAGCATAAAAATATTACCTAATAGTTTATTTTCTCATTGTTTTATATCCTAAAAATACCATATAAGTCACTTCACAGAGTATTTTAGTTACTGTATATGCTCTAAAATGTTGTTTACAAAAGCTATGCATTAGTTGTCTTCTCTTTGAATTCTTATAGTTTCCGCAGGaagaaaatttttaactttttcttccTCGAATTACCATGGAAGAGTGAATTATCAATATCACCaacttaagaaatatttttcgcggtttttaaaagtatttaaggcTGTTTCAGTTCCCTATTGCCAATTGTTCATTGATTTATTTACCTTGCAGTTTTTTCATATTCATGGAAGATATATTTCTAATACTTTTACGGAAATACCAGGGTTTTTTTTGCGGTTTTCAAAGTGTCTCTGAATTAATAAAGTTTCGATTTAGTTTCAGTAGCTGCTTGGTAATATTGTGCTCGTTGCTTATTTTCCGTACATTGTTCAGATTTACAAGGGCATTTCCTCTCGTGCAGAAATGCATCATATTTTGTTTCATACTGAAGCTATAAATTGCTGTATGCCAGATAATTTATCACTGCTATTCATTATCCCAAAACAGCCACTACGACATAAGGTGATACCGTCTACTACATTAACGATGTTTTATATGTTTGAAACACGTAAATTTATCCGTTTAGGACAGACATTAAAGGCAGGGTGTAGCATACTGATACTTACATCAAACCAAGGATAAAAGGCATTTTTGTTAACAGCTTTAGCGACAACGTTTCAATCTTAAGatttaatatatgagccgtgccatgagaaaaccaacatagtggctttgtgaccagcatggatccagaccagcctgcgcatccgcgcagtctggtcaggatccatgctgctcgcttatggtttctctaattgcaacaggctttgaaagcgaacaacagtccgcgcagtctggtcaggatccatgctggtcgcaaagccactgtgttggttttctcatggcgcggctcatatgatcaAATTATTTGACAAGTGAAAAAAATCAGGTAGTTAGAATTAGCGGATCTCTTTAGTCATGGGCAAATACCTCAAATATAAGCAAATAAACCCACATATTTCATGTATCATTTTTTATTCTTCTGTGGGACGTTTATTTAAGAAGCAAAAGGTCCAATTTCATAGAGTTAGATTCGTATTAAGAGgtgttttaatatttcttataaaatttaGTAATCACTTCCCTTTAATCAGAAGTATGAAAAAGTGGACTACtgctttttatttctatattatttctaattttacatttgcattttgtagatattgggatatttcaaaaCTCTGAACAAAAAGACAAGTTTAAAAACAATGTCTGGCTTCGGGATTTATATATTTCTAATCTATCCTGTTTGTGCAACCAAGACAGGTAAAGAGAggtaataatatttcaacaaatttgcaTTTCAAATGAATTTCGGCTAGTATAATATTggcaatataaatattttgacaaatataatacagcAGCTTGTTTATTCAATGACATATGacttcttttttattaaatttacacatatgctaaaataactcGGTTGTGCAGCTGGGACAGgataaaaccaaattttaaaaataatctagTGAAACTCTTAACAGTATTAAGCAGTCAGTGAACACAAAGAagtaaacacaaataagtgtaaatcaACTTTCTACCAAACCCATTaattgatcaaaatctgatttaCCGCCAGATATGCAGAATTTCTTTATAAGAAAATGTCACTAAAAGTTTATTTTTCCCGTAGAAACGCATTAAGAAATTAAGTACTCTATCTCTTTCATTAGTGAATGTTATAAGATTTCACTTAAAAGCTATTTGATTAATGTTATGATCATAATGATATACAGTATACAAGAGATATAGATATAGGTTACACAACATGCTTGAAGTTGTCGGTTGTCTGAATGTAGAATCTATaacattaaataaagatttttaagtctaaatagtttatatttgtttatattgatgGGTTTAATGTCGCCTAgccacaattataggtcatatggcttttGTCATGCTtttatggtagaggaagaccaaAGGTGGCCTCTGTGCATTAAGAAATTTTGATAGCGGTAGGCCCTACATATGTTTCAATTGAGTGTAGTGAAATTTCAAGCACCCTATCTCTTTCATTAGCGAATGTTATAACCTATTCAATTAATGTTATGATCATAATGATATATACAAAAGATACAGATTTTCAAGGTTACACCAAATACTTATGTTGTCTGTTGTCTGAATGTAGAACCTATAACAGTAAATAACGATCATTAAGTCTAAAGAGTTTATATTTGTTCATGTCGGTGGGTTTAATGTCGCttagacacaattataggtcatatggcttttGTTAAGCTtttatggtagaggaagaccaaAGGTGGCCtctgtgcactatttcatcacgggcgggcacctgagtagaacgacccgcccttccgtaagccagctggatgacttctttGCAAAATaaggaagaattcaacgccccgaatgaagCTCCAATCCACATCGTTGAGGGaaagagatttgaagtcagcgacctgatgaaaacatattttacaaattagtCGTATGCATGAAATAAGTCTTCgattattgaacaaatatttagtAGTTTGTACTAAAAATGTCTTCGAATATGAACATATGGATatataaaagttgataaaatgaaCACAATTGATACTGACATGTACATAAGAGTAATAACTGTGTTTCGTGAAGCACAACtttgtgttttgaaattaatgttttaactTCGCGAGAAAGCTTAACATCgattttcattgatattttattttttcgtcTGACTCAGCGAACTGTCTGTAACAAATATACGACAATGAGTTTGAAAAGGTATGAGTAGCTATTCAATTGCAACTCCCAGTTCGTTTTGAACTTTCAATACACATGCcattaaaattgaaaacataGTGTACAAACTAGTCGTATTAGAAGGAATAAGGTCAGTTATTCGGTCAAAATTTGCTTCCGTAGTGTAGTCCAAAGTAAATAAATCCTCATTCTTTCcgttttgtttaatttcttgttgAACAGATGCTTGTAAAACATATTACcactgcatgaaatgagacggttttcttATTTATACTTTAATGAGGGTAAGATTAGCAGAATAAAACCCGAACTATGAGTTTGGGCAAGATCAAACAGCAGATCACAACTTACTGGCCTTAGGTATCCAGTAtattgtattttaacattttgctcaTTTGTTTGGGCAGGCGATTGAAGCACCTCATGTCTTTgcttaatttctatttttttttcttttgctacaTTTTCTGACAATCGGAACGTTCTTTCATTTTGGTAATAAAAACTTAAGGGGAGTAACTGTAACACAATTGCGTACTGCAAAGCCAAAACTGAAAAAGATTTGAAACAAAGTTACAATCGTTTAAGACATGCAAGCTATTACTAGGCTAATGATTAATAGTTGTTagtataggcataggaaatagagatcaatataattgcacctttactaatcctaccaggtgttctgtattataaaagtggatctattgtgacattttgatacaagcaaaactgtattatctgcactattatttacctagtggtacttcgttttattattggcttgttaaaagttaattttttaccatatgtaagttgacagaatcataggaaccatgtcttgaggggtaaatcaaacacaaatgaataaatccttaatgattttgttgtgcaaaaaagtatggtattatgtctaaaacagttttcattttccactcaattgtgtaattgcaagggaagtaaactaatagatctctacttataagtactagcccaaggcaagagttgtcattctttgtggatcacaactttaaattaaaaattaaaacttctgttattgatattaagaaaactatcataaacttcacatttctgaaatcatttttggttatttcaaggacttggaaattaatttctagacttatttaatgtaattctatcattgaaattTTTAGGGCCTATCACTAGTTAGTAGGTGCATGGTGTACATTATTTGGAGAAGTTTTAGAATGACAGTTTACTCGCAACATTTGCATAAATCTACGATCGTATCCTAGAAAGGAAATAGTCGAATATTGTCCATTATCATTAAAGATTAGCGTTGTTGGTATATGAATATTTGGACATATCATTTTTGGTTGAAAGAGAAGCTATCGTGACAAACGCAT
It includes:
- the LOC128548575 gene encoding uncharacterized protein LOC128548575, producing MENANGSVNTNSPLTTNTLIATSLLVNISSYIYESPTTTLVIGYNTTPSGQTMSESTTISHDGRENDYSYIYENYSYHYGDEYMYPGYSFERSVYLYIWEILVIFVFLVNVIVISVLLRRKMRNATNMILAAIAISDSLTGLVTLPSYIMVYQRYDPFPDYSDYVHENANLSADLNQTDYESFAYSYDYQGGFGSNASDAYQYDFAGTKEPIDGYILTKSLCRGFMISKYFLSKYFHTVSVFLTLFLCIQRYVAAAFPFRCKYLFNGRNTILWCGAIFVLSPVFHSYHLGSEKAVDGSCQWELTADECGGGCIYLWFSFFVRHLIPCATLLIFTVLLIRKLHLGERSLFRMVSNPSQLAKRVEENRRISITVTAVVIVFLIPEIPYGIFLLYNLVAKSVNNGKDIHLGTNRAIHMSYEVSLLLSFHANIYVYTFLNKRFRRCLYSTFFKPFQKIVGGPRRLSISRLSSASNRTTIRKADCPSSKDGQELHFVPRGTRETRFMESISVDITLSSHPECHEFETLNAKV